CCTGATCATCGGAGTGGTTTTATTCTCCAGCTCGGTTTATTTCGCAGAAGCAGAAGACCCTGAATCAGTATTTATAAGCATCCCTGATGCGTTCTGGTGGGCCGTGGTGACAATGACCACGGTTGGATACGGGGACATGTGTCCCTCCACCATCGGGGGGAAATTCGTTGGATCTTTGTGCGCCATCGCCGGAGTGCTGACCATTGCTCTACCCGTCCCTGTCATAGTGTCAAACTTCAATTACTTCTACCACAGAGAGAACGAGGACGAGGAAAATGTCCAGTACGTGCACGTGGCATGCGGACAGCAGCAGTCCTCGTTAAGTGAATGTGATTCAATCAAAAGTAACCAGTCGCTGTCCAAAACCGAGTCCTCTCTAGGAAGCGACGACTTGGAGATTTTGACACATCCAAACGTCACGTCGGTGGAGACACACGGAGGGAGACTGACAGATGTTTAAGCACCTTGGATAACTTATACCCGGTGAGTTGTCTTCAGGTGGACATGGCCTACAATGTAGGCTCCTTCGTGTTGGATGCTGCAGTTGATTTTACCCAAGCTGTCAATAGTGAAGCTCCAGATATTCATGTATAAACACCCCCTCCAAAACCAGGGGCTTTAATTCACTGAAACTGAATTCACTAGATGGCAAGGGGGAAACCAATTGGGTAAAACAGCTGTGTACCAAAGAGTCAATACTTGTGAGTCATCACATGGAAACATTTGAAAACCCTGCCTGGAATATTTGAAATACCAGCAGCAGTAATTGAGCCATACGATAACAAACATCTCAATCTTAAGGGGATATTGAAATAGCCAACGAAAAATGCAGTTGGAGATGTTTTCCTTATATCTTAATTTTCTCAGAtaaggcatttaaaaaaaaaaaaaaaaaaaaaaaaaaaaaaaaaaaaaaaaaaaaaaaaaaaaaaaagtaccgaCGCTTTGAGGACAGATCAGCTGTGCGTCAAAGGGCACATGACGCACCAGACTACCAGTTCTGCGCGAGGGAGAGCACGGCGAAGGATTTCACAATCATGagaatattttttccaaaatggaCACAGCTCACTACGAGAGATAGAAAACATATCCGGCTTTAACTTTACTTTGGAGCTTGTAAAATGCTTCTATATGAATCCGATCAAAAACAAGTGGGCTCTGAGCGCCACTCTGTGGAGGAgaaacatctctgcagacagCACTTCTGTCCAGGCTCCAGTGATGTGTAAAATGAATACTTCAGCATGATTATCTTTGTTGCAGCTGGCATTGACTGATTTAGGCATAAGCCCCTGAGATCATGCTATTTGACTCTGTATGCACCAGGATGCTTGTGATGGTTAACTAAGCTCAGCATAAGTCTggttgctttctctctctctattaatatagtgggttttgtttttctgctcactTGCAGGAGGCAGACGACTGTGGGAAGTTTCTCCCTCAGAGTCGCAACAAAATACAAACGTGGGATTATCTTCTTCTCTGTTGGATCATTTTCTCGCTGCTATGTGTGCATTGACAGTGTTGTAGCCGACAGAGACCTTATGGAGGAAACGCGTTGAAAAGGTTCAGTCTGGACACTGTGTTtatcatcagtaaaaaaaacgaCATTCTTTTTGTGCAGGCATTGTTAATGACCACGCTTTCTTTGGATAAAAAGCCTTGTGTATACTGCGATTTTGTATTTCTGAATTTCCCCTTTTCTTAATAAGCTTTTAGTGCAAAGTTGGAATCGCAACTTGCCTATGTGCTGTCACAGTCATTGCAGCTCGATGTAACCAACAACAACATAGCCAAAGACATTGTAATGCAACGTCTGCATGACACGAATGGATTGtgaattttaaatgtaataaaatatttatttttctaatttaaacaTGTATGTGAACTTAACTTAAtccttttttataaataaattatgaacaAGAAAATATACCACTCGTTATTCTTTCACTCCAAAGATCAGACTGGCAGAAGGGTAACAGCAAGTCATttgtgtaagaaaaaaacaaaagaaatacaaatctATTCCCATTAATTAGAAAAAGGCCCATACTTGATCCCTTTTGGTGCTGAATGGTTGAAAAAGGTGCAGAACCAGACGTTGTGTCGTCTTTCCACAAAATCAACTTAACAAACTGTCATCGTGATAAATAAAGGGGGATTTCTTTAGCTGGAggaacattttaacaaattaGACAGTCAGACAGGTTGTGATGACCTGATTTtgtgttgaatgtgtgtttttagagaGTCAGACGTTTTTAGGCCCCGGAATACTACCCCCCTCATACAGGCCCCTCGAAgtcagacatgcacacacacacacacacacacacacacacacacacacacacacacacacacatatatatatatatatatatatatatatatatatatatatatatatatatatatatatatatatatatgtgcttGTTTGTTATGATGATTTAACGCCATGCCTCCAgtattttctcatgtttgttttgggatAGTTCTTTGTGAGGTGAATCAATCCtgcgctgtccgtggtgctgaaattGACCTTCCGTCCTCTGCAGAGCGTTATGACAGAATTCCTGCGTTTTGTCTCAGATCTGTTGGACCTCTGGAGCCACATACAGCGATGAGTGGAGGCTGAGGAGATCTAATAACTTAGTCAGTATCACAAAGTATCAGACATTGTGTGCAAACCTCCCCTGATGTTATGTTTCATAGCTATGAGGGCGGTGAACACATTCTGGGCGATATCATATTCCCCATTGCTCACTAGTGAAGCgctgaacatttttaaatagactCAAATATTGACACATTCAACTGACGCCCGTGTGAAGCCTGGAGGGATGGAATGAAAGGTGACTTCATTTCTCATCAATTTAAGATAGCTCTGTTTTTCATAAAGTATTAAACATCTCCAATGTTACCCGATGGGGCTTTTGTTACCAACATGTCCTTCTTTGCAGTCTTATTGCGCCAGTGCTGGCACACAAGCGCTCTTGTTTTTGTGGTGTGTGGAGAACTTCTGGCGGCGTGCTTTAGTGGAGCCGGTCTGCATTGCGTCGAAACcctccaactcctcctcctcctccctccctccccctcctcctcctcctcctcctcctcttcttgctcctgctgccctccctccctctcctctcctctcctctcctctcctctcctctcctctcatttctctcACCTCCCCTTGGACTTGCATGTAAAATAGCCCAGCAAAAACTTGCTTGACATTGTGGAGGAAAACACATTTGGACCTCGCTGCTGCACTTGACTGTCTCTCAACTATATCCGTtttgatttctctcttttctctcgcTAAAACGTCCTGCCTGTCATCTTGTctactggcaaaaaaaaaagcagcagatttTCTGCTGATGCAGTGATGTCGGCAAATGTCAAGGGCTCGCTTATTGCCCCCTTAATGCATCTCTCCCCCCCTGAATTGCAGCGCAGGATGTTCTCCTGCGGTACCCTGTAGGCTGCTCACACCACCGTGCCGCCGCGCAAGCAACTACCGACGCTGCAGCtttgcctttctttcttttcactccttcttttttttttttgttgatctcAGGCTTTCCTCACTAGAATCACTAGATTTTCATCTCGTTTCATCTCATCTCGCTTCCCCGTGTGAAGGCATCTGAGGGCACTTTGTGGAGGGAGCAGTTAGGTTGGCGATGAGCTGAGTaaggtcctttttttttttttttttttttttttttttttttagtatagGTGCAATGTAAAGTTGCCACATGACACCCACTGCTGCCCTGCCGTTGGATGATTTTACTCGAGGATAAGACGCATTCAAGACCTTCCAAGATCAGCCCACGGTAAGCCTCGAAACTGCTGACTGATACAAAAATGATATCGGCTAGAATATTTTCCTAATCGACAGCTGCTGTTGACGGGAAGATAACAAACAGCCACTGCACTGTTTTTATATCTCGTAGATGAATGTTGCATATTTTGCCCCGCAGTAGGCCTTTAGgctgtttgcatttaaaaacatcagttGTAGCAGATGTTATGCGTCACATCATAGTTCAGGCTGCTTCGAGGGCGTAGGATAAAGCATTGTCATGTTCCTTTAAGAcatagaaacaaaatatttatactttaaGCTAAAGTGCAGAAATATCATTTAAGTGTATCAGAGAAACAGGATAGAATACACCCAAATAACTGATAGGAATGTAGAAAATATCATGTGGTGCAAGGAGATCACCATGTAGTCACGACTACTTGTACTacaaaaatattgtaaatgtctttattatataaaagtcatagaaattCCTCCTTGGGGAAGTGTTTTTACCTTTACTACTGGCTAACTGCGCTAATGGCAGGTTGAgagaagtaaataaataaataaactgcagaAAATGCTGAGCAAGCAAATATCTTTGCTGTTTGATTCcattatttcctctctctccctccctccctccctctctccctctccctctccctctctctgggtGACAGAGGCAGCAgtaacaacagcagcagatgcaCCGGAGAGCAGCAATGGTCAAGTCAGCGAGAACCGCAGTGGAGCCGCACTGAGGCAAAGCAGCCAAGCAGCCCCCCTCGCATCTGGGGACGTCTCCGACAATTTAAGGGGTGTGGGAAGCAGAGGAGTGGAAAATTTGTCCCGAACCTGAATGCCTGCTCAGTCAGACTAACCGGGATCCCGACacaactcctcctccttctcctcctcttttccctccgcctctccctcctcccaaAATGACCGTGGTAGCAGGAGATAACATGGACGAGACCTCGGCTGTCCCGGGCCACCCTCAGGACACCTACCCCCCAGACCACAATGACCATGAATGCTGCGAGAGGGTGGTCATCAACATAGCCGGCCTCCGGTTTGAGACACAGTTGAAAACTCTCTCGCAGTTTCCAGAGACGTTGCTCGGCAACCCCAAGAAGCGGATGCGGTACTTTGACCCTCTGAGAAACGAGTACTTCTTCGACAGAAACCGCCCCAGCTTCGATGCCATCCTCTATTACTACCAGTCTGGGGGTCGGCTGAGAAGACCGGTGAATGTCCCTTTGGATATGTTCTCAGAAGAAATCAAATTTTATGAGCTGGGAGTGGATGCCATGGAGAAGTTTCGTGAGGACGAGGGTTTCATCAGGGAGGAAGAGCGTCCTTTACCTGAGAAGGAGTTCCAGCGTCAGATTTGGCTCCTCTTTGAGCACCCGGAGAGCTCAGGCCCAGCGAGAGGGATTGCCATAGTGTCTGTGATGGTAATCCTGATTTCAATAGTCATATTTTGTTTAGAGACTTTACCACAGCTGAAAGAGGACCCAAGGGGTCGAATGATTACAGTTGGGAACACTACTGTTTATTATAAGCCAAATATCCTCACTGACCCCTTCTTTGTCGTTGAGACTCTCTGTATAATCTGGTTCTCCTTTGAGCTGATTGTACGCTTTCTGGCGTGCCCGAGCAAACCGGCCTTCTTCAAGAACATGATGAACATGATCGACATAGTGGCTATCATCCCTTACTTCATTACGCTCGGTACTGAGCTGGCCGAAGACCCAGAAAAAGAGGGAGTGGGGGAGCAGGCAACATCTCTGGCCATACTCAGGGTGATCCGTCTGGTCAGGGTGTTCAGGATCTTCAAGCTGTCACGACACTCCAAAGGACTGCAGATTTTGGGGCAAACCCTCAAGGCGAGCATGCGAGAGCTGGGATTGCTGATCTTCTTTCTGTTCATTGGGGTCATCTTGTTCTCCAGCGCTGTCTACTTTGCAGAGGCAGAGGAGCAGGGATCCTTCTTTACCAGCATCCCGGATGCCTTTTGGTGGGCTGTTGTGTCTATGACAACTGTAGGCTATGGAGACATGGTCCCGGTCACTATAGGAGGCAAGATTGTAGGATCTCTGTGCGCCATCGCCGGAGTGTTGACAATTGCTCTCCCAGTGCCTGTCATTGTGTCCAACTTCAACTACTTCTAccacagggagacagagggagaagagcaggcCCAGCTGCTCAACGTCAGCAATCCCAACATCCCCTCTGAAACCAACTCCAGCCGCCGTAGCTCATCCACCGTCAGCAAGTCAGAGTACATGGAGATTGATGGAGACATAAACAATAGCATCGACAACTTTAGGGAGGCAAACCTCAGAACTGGCAATTGCACTATAGCCAACCAAAACTGTGTAAATAAAAGCAAGCTGCTTACGGATGTTTAGACACTAGTTATGAACTTTGGGATCTCTATGGGACTGTCATATGTGGAGTAGACCATCAGTTAGGAATGCTTCATTTACCTCCCAAAAGGCATTAGGCCTACAACTATGCTCAGCTACAtagaaaggaaacagaaaaatcaAAGCTCTTAGAGTATATGACAGGTAGATAGAATAATTAATTCTTCTGATCCTACAAATATATAGTTACATCAAAAAGATAACATCAACTATTACGCATATACACGGCTCCCTGGAGGACGCAGAGCACACTCCGTCTCATCAGACGATGGCGTGATGATTTAAATCTTATGCATGGAGTACAGATAACATTTCAGCAAGTTGCACAATGCACCAGAAAAGTCTGCAGAGACATGCAAGCACCTGCAGCCAAGTGGTAAGCGCTAAGAAGTTAGGTGATAACCCCCTccctgctccctcctcctcctccctcctctctccctacTAAGGATATCTACTATTCAGCAAAGCACCTTATAGGAGGAAGACTGATCTCTCTTGTTTGGACGTAAACAGATGGTGATCTACTCGCTTCACGGATATCCGCAATGCTGCTGTTTTCCCAGCAGATGCTGTTATTGTGATATCACCAAGTGATTCAATGCCATGCCCTTTAGACGCAACACAGCACAATGTTAAAGTGAACTTCACACGAGCATGATTAGAGACTTTCCATTTTGATATCGGCATGCACGAGACATATCTCACATAATGGAAAGGTTGTTCTTTTGGATACCtgcctccatccctccctcccccccccccccccgccccctgTTTCTCATCTGTTTTCATACAAGTGCACTGGATGAGTTTATAATTTGAAATGCTAATCATTTAGAAGTATAGAATTTGAATGTTAAATCTTAAGGGAACAGTACATAAATGAGATCatagcatgaaaaaagtaaCCTGCATTATGGTCTATCGACTAAGGTACTTTTGTATCCTGGTATATTTAATGCATGACATGAGTATTAAGCTTGTTGCAATTCAGGCACTCTGCAGTGCCCTATTGTCAGGGAAGCTAAGGAAATCAAATTCTGGATGTTTCCGAATTGCGATCAAATATATCCAAACCCACCTTGAGGATGCAGAGTTTCTAATTTAAAAGTAGTCGAagaaactgaataaatattatcaaaaatgcatataattataataagcACCAATTACAGTATTACGTCAATAGTGCAGTGCATGGACCTTCTTTGAACAAGAAAAGTTAAGATATCATTGCTCATGCTTCCATTTCCACATCAAATTTGAGTACATATTGGTTTGGAATCCACTAAAAATGGATCAATACCAATTTTCACTTCATATTACAGAGAATTATTCTGACATTAGTTGCTAGTGCCTTTATCCCTTTCACCAACAGGACCAGTGAAAGTGCCTCTGTGTACAATGGGATTCGTGAGGTTGAGCAGAGCTGGTTTACCTTCTGTTTTAGTGTTGACACACGGTTGGTTATGTTGTTAATGATGCCACATGAACGAGGTTGATACGGCAGGTGattgtggtaaaaaaacaaacagagaataGATGATCCATGGCTGTTATGCACAACCCAGTTTTCATGCCGTCACGCACTTAATTATGCCCTTAAGCAGCAATGTATTGTACTCTGCATGTTTACCAATCCAATTCAAAAGGGAATATCCATATgtttcaaacatattttatttatgtctgttgtttttttttttcgtgcaCCGTGCATCCTTTCAGGGTCTCTACCTCAGTGAGGTCATTGCAAACTTGCTGCAGAGCTGCAAGCTTCAATGCAGGGCTTCCTATACCATAATGCAAAATGGAACCTTAAGTGTAAACTGCAGTCATGCAACATTGAATGTGAGAGTCCCAAAGCATAGCCTTTACGCAAGCACTTAGGGCAAGTAGTGTACCACAATCCCACTCCTTCAGTTCACTTAAAGCTACGCACAATCAGAACATTCATATGTAGAGGGTTTGTAGAGATTGCTTGACTCTCCTATCGAGATAAGATTGACTGTTTTATATGTTGGCTTTCTTTGAAACAATGGTATCTAAAGTTACTGTTGTGTCACCTGAATGTGTTCCAACAGAATCGTGTATAAGACAGTGGAAacgttttgttgtttttaaatctgtcatCCTGCAATCCTTGGGCATTATGATGCACGACAAAGTGCAGCCCGTCTTTTTGcacaatcattttgttttgatgctcgaaccatttcttttttttttttttttgctagtgagatatgttttttttctttttcactgtgCTTAATCATGCGTAGTGCATTGTTCCTCAGCATATTTCTCCAAACAGACTAACTGCAGATAGATTTGTAAAAAATTGTAATGACTACTTGAAAATCTCCAGCTACTGTACATCAATCTACACTCAGTATTGAGATGAATGCACCCAAATGATAGTAAGATTTttataatgtactgtatgatctttttattttatttagcacTCTCCTGATAAggtcctgtaaaaaaaaaaagaagctccaCTGCAGTGCTTCTTGAATGTCATATAGTTGTTTCTGTTGGTGCAATGGCTATACTTTGTGGTGCTAGTACAGGACTACCATTGTTGTCTTGGTACCATCACATGTTATCTTGGCCGTTTTCCATTCTCCAATCCTTGTTCCTGTTTTGTTACTGGTGGCTGGTTGGTTAGTTTAGGGaactgtcatttttat
This is a stretch of genomic DNA from Anoplopoma fimbria isolate UVic2021 breed Golden Eagle Sablefish chromosome 19, Afim_UVic_2022, whole genome shotgun sequence. It encodes these proteins:
- the LOC129108351 gene encoding potassium voltage-gated channel subfamily A member 1-like produces the protein MTVVAGDNMDETSAVPGHPQDTYPPDHNDHECCERVVINIAGLRFETQLKTLSQFPETLLGNPKKRMRYFDPLRNEYFFDRNRPSFDAILYYYQSGGRLRRPVNVPLDMFSEEIKFYELGVDAMEKFREDEGFIREEERPLPEKEFQRQIWLLFEHPESSGPARGIAIVSVMVILISIVIFCLETLPQLKEDPRGRMITVGNTTVYYKPNILTDPFFVVETLCIIWFSFELIVRFLACPSKPAFFKNMMNMIDIVAIIPYFITLGTELAEDPEKEGVGEQATSLAILRVIRLVRVFRIFKLSRHSKGLQILGQTLKASMRELGLLIFFLFIGVILFSSAVYFAEAEEQGSFFTSIPDAFWWAVVSMTTVGYGDMVPVTIGGKIVGSLCAIAGVLTIALPVPVIVSNFNYFYHRETEGEEQAQLLNVSNPNIPSETNSSRRSSSTVSKSEYMEIDGDINNSIDNFREANLRTGNCTIANQNCVNKSKLLTDV